A DNA window from Thiothrix subterranea contains the following coding sequences:
- a CDS encoding YkgJ family cysteine cluster protein, whose translation MTQNYQIIRFLRRNIPAFACEPGCHDCCGPVTASSEEISRLPVKSEAEHAEALADWRCPYLGEQGCTVYAERPLICRVFGTTPRLACPRGRKPEVLLAPNVERQVWQFLRETRQVLL comes from the coding sequence ATGACCCAAAATTATCAGATCATACGTTTTTTACGCCGCAATATTCCTGCATTTGCCTGCGAGCCGGGTTGCCATGATTGTTGCGGGCCAGTCACGGCCTCCAGTGAGGAAATCTCACGGCTACCCGTCAAAAGCGAAGCGGAACATGCTGAAGCATTGGCTGATTGGCGTTGCCCTTATCTGGGGGAACAGGGTTGTACGGTGTATGCGGAACGTCCGCTGATTTGCCGCGTGTTTGGAACAACGCCGCGTTTGGCTTGCCCCAGAGGTAGAAAACCTGAGGTGTTGCTTGCCCCAAACGTTGAGCGGCAGGTATGGCAGTTTTTGCGGGAAACCCGGCAAGTGCTGCTGTGA